One Nostoc punctiforme PCC 73102 DNA window includes the following coding sequences:
- a CDS encoding Hsp20/alpha crystallin family protein translates to MALVRWEPFREVESLQRQLNRLFDEIAPTGRREEEGIAFIPSAEIQETPDAVHLKVEIPGVDPKDLDVQVSPEAVSISGERKSEIKTEERGITRTEFRYGRFQRVIPLPSRVQHDKVEAEYKDGILKLRLPKAEEDRNKVVKVNLGDGHRGNGQGQ, encoded by the coding sequence ATGGCACTCGTTCGTTGGGAACCTTTCCGAGAAGTTGAAAGTTTGCAGCGGCAGTTAAACCGCTTGTTTGATGAGATAGCACCGACAGGTCGTAGAGAAGAGGAAGGCATTGCCTTTATTCCCTCCGCAGAGATTCAAGAAACCCCCGATGCGGTTCATCTCAAGGTAGAAATTCCCGGTGTAGACCCCAAAGACCTAGATGTGCAGGTATCGCCAGAGGCAGTGTCTATTTCTGGTGAGCGGAAATCAGAAATCAAAACGGAAGAAAGAGGCATCACCCGCACCGAATTCCGCTATGGCAGGTTTCAGCGCGTAATTCCGTTGCCTAGCCGTGTCCAGCATGACAAAGTAGAAGCAGAATACAAAGATGGCATTCTCAAGCTGAGGCTGCCCAAGGCTGAAGAAGATAGAAATAAGGTTGTGAAAGTAAACTTAGGTGACGGGCACAGGGGCAACGGGCAAGGGCAGTGA
- a CDS encoding DsbA family protein: MITTATGELSLPVSDRDHIRGPKNAPVTLVEYSDYECPYCGRAHFIVKELQQLTGDLMRFVYRHFPLTSVHPHAEQAAEAAEAAGAQGKFWEMHNHLLEHQQALDRKHLIEYAANLGLDVPRFSHELAEHAHVARIREDLLSGIQSGVNGTPTFFINGVRHDGSYDLRSLLAAIQNAAES, translated from the coding sequence ATGATAACAACAGCAACGGGCGAACTTAGCCTCCCAGTTAGCGATCGCGACCATATCCGAGGGCCAAAAAACGCACCCGTCACCCTCGTGGAATACAGCGACTATGAGTGTCCCTATTGCGGTCGTGCCCATTTCATCGTCAAAGAACTCCAGCAGTTGACCGGGGATCTCATGCGCTTTGTCTACCGCCACTTCCCGTTAACTAGCGTGCATCCCCACGCCGAGCAGGCAGCAGAAGCAGCAGAGGCAGCTGGGGCGCAAGGTAAGTTCTGGGAGATGCACAACCATCTCTTAGAACATCAACAGGCGCTCGATCGCAAACATCTAATAGAATATGCCGCTAACCTCGGTCTTGATGTGCCTCGGTTTAGTCACGAACTCGCCGAGCACGCCCACGTAGCCAGGATACGCGAAGACTTACTCAGCGGAATCCAGAGCGGGGTCAACGGCACGCCGACTTTTTTCATCAACGGTGTGCGCCACGATGGCTCTTACGACCTCCGCTCATTGTTAGCCGCGATTCAAAACGCAGCCGAATCCTGA
- the dnaK gene encoding molecular chaperone DnaK, whose protein sequence is MAKIVGIDLGTTNSCIAVMEGGQPVVIPNTEGGRTTPSVVAYTKKGEKLVGQIAKRQGVMNPENTFYSVKRFIGRRYDEVTQEAKQVTYKVVRDSNGNVKLHCPALNKEFSPEEISAEVVRKLIDDASTYLGEPVRQAVITTPAYFNDSQRQATKDAGRIAGIEVLRIINEPTAAALAYGLDKKTNETILVFDLGGGTFDVSILEVGDGVFEVKATSGDTHLGGDDFDKRIVDWLATEFQRNEGIDLRKDKQALQRLTEAAEKAKIELSSATQTNINLPFITATPEGPKHLDMTLTRVQFEQMCADLFDRSRIPVEQALRDAKLSPADIDEVILVGGATRMPAVQQLVRQIIGKDPHQGVNPDEVVAVGAAIQAGVLGGEVKDVLLLDVTPLSLGVETLGGVTTKIIPRNTTVPVKKSEVFSTAADAQTNVEIHVLQGEREMASDNKSLGTFRLDGIPPAPRGMPQIEVTFDIDANGILSATAREKATGKEQSISITGASTLDKSEVERMVKEAERNAEEDRRRREQIDTKNMADSVAYQAEKQLQDLGDKVPPADKSRVESLIRDLRQAIEQNNIDRMKSLTNEIQQGLMQIGTAVYSQAGASPNGGTSTDRQGGGEDVIDADFVEQK, encoded by the coding sequence ATGGCAAAAATCGTTGGTATTGATTTAGGAACTACCAACTCCTGTATAGCTGTAATGGAGGGCGGACAACCCGTCGTCATTCCGAACACAGAAGGCGGTCGCACAACTCCGTCTGTGGTTGCCTACACCAAGAAGGGCGAAAAACTTGTCGGGCAAATTGCCAAGCGCCAGGGTGTAATGAACCCAGAAAACACTTTTTATTCTGTGAAGCGGTTCATCGGGCGCAGGTATGATGAAGTTACGCAAGAGGCAAAACAAGTTACTTACAAAGTGGTACGTGACAGTAATGGCAATGTCAAGCTACACTGTCCCGCTCTGAACAAGGAATTTTCACCCGAAGAAATCTCGGCTGAGGTAGTCCGCAAGCTGATAGATGATGCCAGCACATATCTGGGGGAACCGGTGAGGCAAGCGGTAATTACCACCCCTGCCTATTTCAATGACTCTCAAAGGCAGGCGACCAAAGATGCCGGTAGAATTGCTGGGATTGAAGTTCTGCGAATTATCAACGAGCCAACGGCGGCTGCCCTCGCCTACGGACTTGACAAGAAAACTAACGAAACCATCCTAGTCTTTGACTTAGGTGGTGGGACGTTTGACGTGTCTATCCTAGAAGTGGGTGATGGTGTGTTTGAAGTGAAAGCTACCAGTGGCGACACCCACTTGGGCGGTGATGACTTTGATAAGAGAATCGTAGACTGGCTAGCAACCGAATTCCAGCGCAACGAAGGCATCGATCTGCGTAAAGACAAACAAGCCCTGCAACGCCTCACCGAAGCAGCAGAAAAAGCCAAAATTGAACTTTCAAGCGCAACACAAACGAACATTAACTTACCTTTTATTACCGCAACCCCGGAAGGCCCGAAACATCTAGATATGACCTTAACGCGGGTACAGTTCGAGCAAATGTGCGCCGACTTGTTCGATCGCAGCCGCATTCCTGTCGAACAAGCCCTGCGCGATGCTAAACTGAGTCCCGCAGATATTGACGAAGTAATCCTAGTGGGTGGTGCAACTCGAATGCCGGCTGTCCAGCAACTGGTACGGCAGATAATAGGCAAAGATCCACACCAGGGTGTCAACCCGGATGAAGTCGTAGCAGTGGGTGCAGCGATTCAGGCGGGTGTGCTTGGGGGTGAGGTAAAAGACGTACTGCTCCTAGATGTCACGCCGTTGTCGCTGGGTGTTGAAACTCTAGGTGGTGTGACGACCAAGATTATTCCGCGCAATACCACTGTCCCAGTGAAGAAATCTGAGGTGTTCTCAACGGCGGCTGACGCACAAACAAACGTAGAAATCCATGTTCTGCAAGGTGAACGCGAAATGGCATCCGACAACAAGAGCCTGGGAACCTTCCGACTAGATGGGATTCCTCCAGCTCCCAGAGGTATGCCACAGATCGAAGTTACCTTTGACATTGATGCTAACGGGATTCTGTCAGCAACTGCCAGAGAAAAAGCCACAGGTAAAGAACAGTCCATTAGCATCACAGGTGCGTCCACCCTCGACAAATCTGAAGTCGAGCGGATGGTGAAAGAAGCCGAGCGCAATGCGGAAGAAGACCGTAGGCGGCGCGAACAAATTGATACCAAAAACATGGCAGATTCTGTTGCCTATCAAGCCGAGAAACAACTTCAGGATTTGGGCGACAAAGTGCCACCAGCAGACAAGTCCCGCGTGGAAAGCTTAATTCGAGACTTGCGTCAGGCAATTGAGCAGAACAACATTGATCGCATGAAGTCCCTCACCAACGAAATTCAACAAGGCCTAATGCAAATCGGCACTGCGGTCTACTCACAAGCAGGTGCATCTCCAAACGGTGGTACTTCTACAGACCGTCAAGGCGGCGGTGAAGATGTCATCGATGCAGACTTTGTGGAACAAAAGTAA
- a CDS encoding ChaB family protein yields MTSTSEKTALKSVSAIIKDEKKMQEVVERLIDRGIPKDHISIIGRNFHAETRISGFVTKEDVILDGLATGAIFGSLFGSLLALLTGVGVLFIPFLGTVVAAGPLGAALLGAAGGALYGSLGAGIGSALIAMGMPEDKAAIYETRLKAGEFLLVAEVPQEQADEVVSLLESAGAEEVAITDMKIPRQPKGELADNEQISPEIRANLSDDAQKTFVDTYNRSFREANGKDNALTKAWDRVKQVFDRDEKGTYSRSKVRS; encoded by the coding sequence ATGACTTCTACATCTGAAAAAACCGCCCTCAAAAGTGTCTCTGCTATCATCAAAGATGAGAAGAAGATGCAAGAAGTGGTTGAGCGTCTAATCGATCGCGGTATTCCCAAAGATCACATTTCGATTATTGGTCGCAATTTCCACGCCGAAACTCGCATCTCCGGATTTGTGACTAAAGAAGATGTGATCTTGGATGGACTCGCCACCGGAGCGATTTTTGGATCGCTGTTTGGTTCTCTGTTGGCTTTACTTACGGGTGTGGGTGTGTTGTTCATTCCCTTTTTGGGAACCGTAGTAGCAGCAGGCCCTTTGGGAGCAGCATTATTAGGAGCGGCAGGTGGTGCTTTATATGGTTCCTTGGGAGCAGGTATTGGATCTGCCTTAATCGCAATGGGTATGCCGGAGGACAAAGCTGCTATTTACGAAACACGCCTGAAAGCAGGTGAGTTTTTACTGGTCGCGGAAGTGCCACAAGAACAAGCAGACGAAGTTGTCTCACTGTTAGAAAGTGCGGGTGCGGAAGAAGTCGCTATCACTGACATGAAGATTCCCCGTCAACCAAAAGGTGAACTGGCAGATAATGAGCAGATTTCACCAGAAATTAGAGCAAATCTGTCGGACGACGCGCAAAAAACTTTTGTTGATACCTACAATCGGTCGTTCAGAGAAGCCAATGGAAAAGATAATGCCTTGACTAAGGCTTGGGATCGGGTGAAACAGGTGTTCGATCGCGACGAAAAAGGCACTTATTCCAGGTCTAAAGTCAGATCGTAA
- a CDS encoding YfdX family protein has translation MNAQTSNPQDNRDQQEDARNQQEIDNERQKATDEAQRCVDQEAVSALKETRNAINAIDQGNTQEALQALERATGKLEILVARYPELGFVPVSAQVNIIDLAPDDSNEIEQIRNQIKSTVNEDDFRTARQLLNSLVSEIRTTIFNLPLATYPDAMKEAARLLNEGKTDEAKTVLQLALSTLVVTEVARPLPLLRADIDIMSAVAIADSDREGTLRLLEDARNHLRLTQQLGYAKGDPEYAELEQAIQDIERQVRANERTADPLSRLLEKFSSFFKRISGTAPAQPA, from the coding sequence ATGAACGCCCAAACATCGAATCCACAAGATAATCGCGATCAGCAAGAAGATGCTCGTAATCAGCAAGAGATTGACAACGAGAGACAAAAGGCAACAGATGAAGCTCAAAGATGCGTAGATCAAGAAGCAGTTTCCGCGCTCAAAGAAACTCGAAATGCAATTAATGCCATTGACCAGGGAAATACTCAAGAAGCACTTCAAGCTTTAGAACGAGCAACAGGAAAACTTGAAATTCTAGTAGCACGATACCCTGAACTGGGTTTTGTTCCTGTGTCGGCTCAAGTAAATATAATCGATCTTGCTCCTGACGATTCTAATGAGATTGAGCAAATTCGTAATCAAATTAAGAGTACTGTGAATGAGGATGATTTTCGTACTGCTCGTCAACTGTTGAACAGCCTGGTGAGCGAGATTCGCACAACAATCTTTAATCTGCCACTAGCGACATATCCTGATGCTATGAAGGAAGCAGCCCGGTTGTTGAACGAAGGTAAAACCGATGAAGCCAAAACGGTGCTGCAACTTGCCCTCTCAACCCTAGTGGTGACAGAAGTTGCTCGACCCCTACCGCTGCTTAGAGCCGATATTGACATAATGAGTGCAGTTGCTATAGCAGACAGCGATCGCGAAGGAACGCTGAGGTTGCTGGAAGATGCTCGCAACCATCTCAGGTTGACTCAACAACTGGGCTATGCCAAAGGCGATCCTGAGTATGCAGAACTTGAGCAGGCAATCCAAGATATCGAGCGGCAAGTTAGGGCAAACGAGAGAACCGCAGACCCATTGAGTCGGCTCCTGGAAAAATTCTCTAGTTTCTTCAAACGTATATCCGGAACCGCCCCCGCCCAACCAGCTTGA
- a CDS encoding YfdX family protein — protein MNQYHRFFRRLQVLFVGILFSSLLFIAPVHAVGSAAVSPERLNQLDTSLQQEIEKERQQATAEAESKLDREAIAAIEETKKAIAAIERGKTQEAIAALERATGKIDILVAQYPKLALIPVAAQVAIIDFAPQDFNLVERIRNQVKGVAIAEDFPAARELLNNLISEIRTAIVNLPLERYPDATKQAARLLNEGKIDEAKGVLQLALSTLVVTEQARPLPLVKAHTDLVTAVTLAEKDRDAAQRLLEDARAQLKLAQELGYARGDREYAAFDKAIKNLERQVKARENTAGAFAKLQEQFSSFFNRVSEVVKPGDSSNRAEARRRD, from the coding sequence GTGAACCAATATCACAGATTCTTTAGAAGGCTGCAAGTCCTGTTCGTGGGTATTCTTTTTTCCTCGCTTTTATTCATCGCTCCCGTTCATGCAGTTGGCTCTGCTGCGGTATCTCCTGAAAGATTGAATCAGCTTGATACTAGTCTTCAGCAGGAGATTGAAAAGGAGAGGCAACAGGCAACAGCTGAGGCTGAAAGTAAACTGGATCGAGAAGCGATCGCCGCAATTGAAGAAACTAAAAAAGCGATCGCTGCCATTGAGCGGGGAAAGACTCAAGAAGCAATTGCTGCCCTAGAACGAGCAACTGGAAAAATTGACATTCTAGTAGCACAATACCCTAAACTAGCTCTAATTCCGGTGGCGGCTCAGGTAGCGATAATCGATTTTGCCCCTCAGGATTTTAATTTGGTTGAGCGAATTCGCAATCAAGTGAAGGGTGTTGCAATTGCAGAAGATTTTCCGGCGGCTCGCGAACTGTTGAACAACCTGATAAGCGAGATTCGCACAGCAATCGTCAATCTGCCATTAGAGAGATATCCAGATGCTACCAAGCAGGCAGCTCGGTTGTTGAACGAAGGCAAAATTGATGAAGCCAAAGGCGTGCTGCAACTTGCGCTCTCAACTTTAGTGGTGACAGAACAAGCTCGACCCCTGCCGCTAGTCAAAGCCCATACCGATCTAGTGACTGCGGTTACTTTAGCAGAGAAGGATCGCGACGCAGCACAGAGGTTGCTAGAAGATGCTCGTGCCCAACTCAAGTTAGCTCAAGAACTAGGATATGCCAGAGGCGATCGCGAGTATGCAGCATTTGACAAAGCAATTAAAAATCTAGAGCGGCAAGTTAAGGCACGTGAGAACACAGCAGGCGCATTTGCCAAGCTTCAAGAACAATTTTCTAGTTTCTTCAACCGAGTATCCGAAGTCGTCAAACCAGGTGATTCCTCAAATAGGGCAGAAGCCAGGAG